gaaggtTGACTCTGGTTCTCGGCTGTTTCTATCTTCTTCATTTCATCTTGGTCCTCTTTGTTGAACTCTTGATTAGCAGTGTTGAGTGAAAAACCATCCCTTGCAACTGTTGCAGCAGCCCTCTTTCTTTCCCTCAATCTTAATCTTTTCTGCCTCTTCTGCAATTATTCGAATACAAGTAATTAGGAATGAATAATCGAATCAAAATGGTGTAGTTTCTCaccttctctcttttttcttcttccccCATTTCAACTTTCTGCTCTTTTCTCTCCATTTCTTCTACCTTGTCATTACTAACATCTTCTTTCAAATCACCATTACTGTGCTTTGGTGTTACTACTGCAACTTTGAAGCCACTAGCTTTGAGGGTTTTGTTTGGAGTCTGCAGACACCATATACCAAATCGAAACAAACTTAAATGAAACTATATATAGCTTTCCTAGAACAACTGAGGAGATCATACCTTCAAAATACTCCTCCGGGAACATCTCTTGTACAATAAGCccaaatgtaaaaaaaattaatactactactactatgatattctattattattattttgtttagatattatagggatttagcatatcttttttgtatccacacatattataaatatgtgtggagtcttccataataaTTAGTCAATCAATCGAAATATCATTATTTGGCTCACTTGCTTAGCAAACAAGAAATCTCTCCTGAGGCTGCCGACGAGTAAATCTCGCGCTAGCCGCCCCTTTTGCCGTTCAAGTCGCCGACCCAAacacgttgggcgctcgacaacgacgacaaccgtttcttgattgtgtggaAAATTCGACGTTGAGGATCGATATCCTTAACATACGACTACTACGTAGTATTGCATAACAAGTGCAAAGAGAAAGAAATACTTGGCGGTCCACAATCATAGACAGATGAGAATCTATTTCTTCGTACTTCAACTCGCTTCCATGTTCATGACCATTCTCTTCAATCTAAGAGTAGAAATTATTTAGTGGAGTACTAGTTATTTTGTTAGTTATGCCAAACTCAAATGCTGAAGGAAACTCACCCGTAAATCTGCAAGACTGATTTGTTCCTTGAGAAATTTGTCATGAAAATTTGGAATGTTGAATGAAAAGAAGCTGGAGGCAAGCTCATGCTCATCAGAATCACAATATTGCTCGCCATTGACATTAGATTTGTCTCCATTTACCTTGGTGGATATGTGGAATTTCTTCACACGTGGTTTTTTTAGTGCATCCACCCAAGTTGGAGTGCTTGCTTGGATCGAGAACTTTGATAGTATTTGGAGTAACAAGGGGAGGGAACTCATTGTTCCAATCAATGTCATTTTGAGTGGTTATAGCATTAGCACCCCCctttccctctccctctccctccacaTTCACCTCAAGACTTTCCTCTTGACTCAAATCGTTTTGAGTGGTTATGTCATTCAAATCCCCCACACCCACACACGCTTCAGCttcagtttcagtttcagtttcagtTTGTTTATCATCGCTTAGGACCAACAAATCCTCTTCCTCAAATTTGCTAATAAGCATAGAGACATCACAATCACCCCTCATATTCTGTATCAACCAAACACATTAAAATCATTGATTATACATACAAGCAATATTCCAATCACCTTCAAATTTATATGCGACTTCAAAATTAAACATACAATTACAAACAATAAGAAACACTGTCGTtgttatatactccatatgaaTGAGAATCAACAAAATATTGTTAATTTACAGTGCAGAGGTTTACGGGACGGCGGCGGTGGCGTATAGCGGTTTGGAAATACCGGAACACCTGATCTCCTCCTCTATATATCCTACAACTCCTTCTCCCTATATATAAGACTAGGATTTATCATCTAATACTAGTAGGATTAGGTTTATCTCTATCGggaattgttttatttaatgttaATAGTTATTAATTAGGATAATCGATTGGACAAATATCTTATTTTCAACATAGTTTTATAAAggaatttgtttttctttattttataaatgGACCAATTAATAATTTATGGACTCTATCAAAGATAAAGCAAAGATTGGGGTCAGTTTTCAATAAGATGAACTTGAAGAAGATATTAGCACCATCAATGACAGGAGCGGTATTGTTTCTTTGCTTGCACCTAGAACACATGCAGCATCTCTACTTTGATAAACATTAGTATCTTTTTGTCCACAGTTTGTCGGGTTTGTGAGGACTGCTAATCGGTGATGAAGCTCCATTCCATGTACTACAAGACACTGCACTTCTGATCGGGCAATGTCTACTAGCACCTAATTCTCAGTTGCAACCTTAGTCTTAAGTTGTTGTCAATcatgtaaaaaatcatggattaaatatgcccggtcaatggttttgaccaaagaataaatgtgacgagacatttaattttgtgaaattaaatgatatagcgtcgatctacattttacgtagataaatgtagtatattcactttctcaaatccgatttccggtgagtgagaaatagtggattaaagttgggcataattagcttttaattaaagcttggagcatgtgcttagggaataattaactagtgttaattatcccacattggaagattaatacatctttaatgtgtttaaattaagtgactttatgttacttaataattatagtggatcaagatgggtgaaaaagcgcacacgcgcgcgccgccgcccgccccgcccgagcccgagcccgtgctcgtgggcgcgggcctcgggcccgggcccgagcccgatctcgatctcgatctcgatctcgatctcgatcttggcaattggtctttgggtggtctttgggcttggggcttggcccaaactattctttttggaccaccgccgagtcagcaatccaagtggcttgacacgtcgtcaagcgaggcacagtcacgggtgccacgtgagaaatccacacgctccacacacggatggcacactcctgccacacgcctgtaaccgacgtcggttacgaattggccatgatgagccttcaatggctggttgaccctgcatggtggcttggcctataaataggctagccataccactgcattaggacacaacacatacaagcattctctgcataagctctctccctctctctgcattgtctttctgtcgaaactctgctctctcctccatccagttcgccggagctctagtgattgcggtgctgcatcaatagagacgtagccgttttacctttggggacgacacgccaaaccgaagagcactaccggggcgtatcttgtcttgcgggaagaggcctcctcgactcggctaaacttagttcacggttctttgtttcgaattcttacgttgtaatttcatttagttcagtttctccttttctttcttttgggttgtattacgcccggttttgttatctcttgtaatcaccagaaaccaacaatcgcaagacgagataacttgcctttgaagggatttggaccttttaaactgaactaaaaactttcgaaacttaaacctttgctggagatgtcgacggaatccaacactgctgctgccaccaccacctccgctattccctccaccatggcgaccactggaccggtcaacacttcatcgattccctcgatgatgccaacccccggcttcccagctgcctcatccaccgtcccttgggtttgggacaaccccttcggggcgtccactggttccacctttggtggttcggttggttccacttttagtggttccttcggatcctttaatggatcgagtgttggtgccttcgggctcaatactggtgttggatcttccgggatcaacacgaatgtggggggcactatgcccaacacgaatgtggggggtactatgcccaacacgaacatggggggctctatgcccaaccaagttgttggctccttcgggggcaacggaattggttccttcaatggaccaagtgcggcacctatggcaccaagaatgatgccacccgccgagaagccaccaaagtttggaggatctgacttcaagcggtggtaccagaagatgttgttctacttgacaacattgggcgtcgccaacttcctcacggagaacgagccgcccgcaccaagcgaccaagagactaggctcgaagtcatggcagattatgaagattggaggaaaggagattacctttgtaaaaatttcattctaagtgctttagatgatagtttgtacaatgtatactccaatgtaaccacatctaaacaaatgtgggaaaacctagaaaagaagtatagcatagataatgctgcagggacggagcaagttgtagcttccaaatttatggactacaaaatggtcgactctcgacccgtcatggagcaagtccaagagctccaaatgatcatccactcattagtggctgaagggatgaccttgcccgacaaattcctaaggtgcacgatcattgacaagctccctccaagttggaaggacttcaagagttatctcaagcacaagcgaaagcagatgacccttgaagacttgatcgtgaagttgcgcatcgtggccgacgtgcgcaaaagtgatcaaaaggctaagggattcaccccaaatgaagccaaggccaatctgttggagcggggcggtccctccaacaaacgccctcgcccaaaccgtccaaacgacaaagggaagggaaagcagccttcaaagaagtttgaaggcgactgctacaagtgtggcaaacaaggccactttgcaaaggactgccgcagcaagaagaagaagccggctgcccacgtcgttgagaaggagttcaaagactgggatgaaaacgacctcattgctgtggtcactgaagaggtcaacCTTGTTAACAACTACAATggtggctggtatattgataccggcgctactgcacatgtttgctccgacaggagcaagtttgcctcctacactgctgtcgaagggaggaaaatcaacatggggaatcaagcatcgtccgaagtcctcggcgttggcaacgtgattctcatgatgacatctggcctaactatcacgttgaaggatgtgctgcatgtcccggacatccgcaagaacctagtgtcaggatcaatactagttaataaggggtttaaacttgtatttgagtctgataggtttgtcttgtataagtttggaaaatccctcggaaaaggttatgtaaccgacgggcttttcaagcttagtgtagcaactcgcagtgttgcaaagccattggccaataatAATAaggcatctacttcctcttatttgaccgagtcttcaaatttgtggcattgtagattgggacatgtaaattcaaaagccattaaaagattagtgaatttagatttactaaaggctaatgaagtggataatcaagataaatgtgaaatttgtcttgaagcaaaaatgactaagttgccgtttcactcggttgaacgaagcacaaaaccccttgaattaattcacacggatgtatgtgatttaaagatggtgcaaactagaggtggtaaaaagtactttatcactttcatagatgattgcacaagatattgctacatttatcttttaagaagtaaagatgaagcaatagaggcgttcaaaaattataagaacgaagttgagaatcaacttggttgtaaaatcaaaatgattcgaagcgatagaggaggcgaatatgtagccccgtttgaggagttatgcaacgcaagtggtataattcatcaaacaactgctccatattcaccacaatctaatggtgttgcagaacgcaaaaatcgaactctaaaagagatgatgaatgcactgcttctaacttcaggattaccacataacatgtggggggaagctgttttgacagccaactatatcttgaataagatccctctcaaaggaaaagatgtcattccttatgagttgtggaagggaaggaagtcatcctacaaatacctcaaagtgtgggggtgtttggcaaaggtgatggttcctccgcccaaagaagttacaatcggacctaagacggttgattgcatcttcattggatatgcacttaacagtagtgcatatcgatttgttgttcacaagtctgaaatatcgactataacagtggggacaacaattgagtcaaggaatgccgtatttctcgaaaatacatttccttgcaaagacaaagaaaaggtcgtaaccaattctgagacaagaattgaagaagaagccactagttctaaaccagtggaagaagaagccactagttctaaatcagcggatgcggaacctgaatcgcgcaagcgtgcaaggcccgatcctaatgatacagtactaagacgtggtaatagggtcagaacaccaaaaacatttggtcctgactacattgcttttatgctagatgaagaaccgacatctataaaagtagctttcgatggcccagacgggttgcattggaaagaagctgttcaaagcgaaattgattcaattttgctaaaccacacgtgggtgttggttgatctacctgaaggtgcgaaacctctgggttgtaaatgggtacttaaaagaaaatttaaggccgatggaacagtggataagtataaagcccgactagtagtaaagggttttaaacaaaaggaaggacatgacttcttcgatacatactcacctgtaacgaggattactTCCATCCgcgtgcttctcgcgattgctgcattgcacaatcttgagattcaccaaatggacgtaaagactgcgtttctaaatggtgaactagaagatgaaatctatatggaacaacctgaagggtttgtagtacctggacaagagaaaaaggtctgcaaactggttaaatccctctatggattgaaacaagcgtcattgcaatggcacttgaagtttgataatgtgatgttatcaaatgggtttaaaatcaacgagtgtgacaaatgtgtctacatcaagagcactaataacggtcatgttatagtgtgtctctacgttgatgatatgttaatcttgggtagcaacactcaagtaattaacgatacaaaggccatgttaaagagaaactttgacatgaaagacatgggtctagccgatgtaattcttggaatgaagattctaagaacgaatgatggaatcatcttaacacaatcacattatgttgagaagatattgaataaattcaaagcctatgatggcgcgccggttaagactccaattgaactcgacgttcacttgagcaagaacaaaggcgagcccgttgctcaagaagagtatgcacgggtcatcgggtgcattatgtacttgactaattgcactcgacctgacatcgcttgtgccgtgaacaagttgagtcgttacacgagcaatccaagcaaagagcattggagagctcttgtaagggttttgagatatttaaaacatactcaaaattatGGGCTAcgcttctcgagataccccccggtacttgaagggtactgtgatgccaattggatatccgataatagagactcactttcaacaagtggatatgtctttactattgggggtggtgctatatcgtggaaatccacaaaacagacctgtatagcccgatcaacaatggaatcggagttcattgccttggataaggctggggaggaagccgagtggcttaagaacttccttgaagacattccatgttggtctaagccagtgccaccagtgctgatccactgcgatagccaagcagctattggaagggcaaacaatggcttctataacggtaagtctcgacatatacgtcgacgacataacaccgtgagacatttgatcacaacatgggtgattacaattgactatgtgaagtcaatagataatctagcggatccgctaaccaaagggttaaaccgtgatcaaatgaataagttgctagagggaatgggtttgaaatccacaaactaaagaattatcatagtggtaacccaaccatgatgactggagatcccaagaacttggttcaaagggacaactaagctatgagagttcaagagaaacactcaactatatctattccctaagagcaatagagtgttggagaacttgccttgtggtaaaggctaagtctatgacttttaatgattcttaaggatctcaaagagatggagttctcaaagagaccaagtatggcaaggtacttga
This genomic interval from Salvia splendens isolate huo1 chromosome 13, SspV2, whole genome shotgun sequence contains the following:
- the LOC121761784 gene encoding GRB10-interacting GYF protein 2-like; protein product: MERKEQKVEMGEEEKREKKRQKRLRLRERKRAAATVARDGFSLNTANQEFNKEDQDEMKKIETAENQSQPSSSIKLVEDQDEIETPEYQSEPTSSLNMQQQLPCSSSKKHQREKREGTRRRQRQR